One Danio rerio strain Tuebingen ecotype United States chromosome 9, GRCz12tu, whole genome shotgun sequence genomic region harbors:
- the si:ch211-125e6.11 gene encoding uncharacterized protein isoform X1, producing the protein MAMLRNLLLLFMLSIGNASGSCPYGWINTGVKCYKFFSQSVSWITAEKNCQGFGGNLASVHNRLENDFLMNMVPSSSRCWIGGHDGEQEGQWLWTDGSMFDYNNWCSDEPNNQRSENCMEINWTSNHCWNDQGCSTSMGFMCERKL; encoded by the exons ATGGCAATGCTGAGAAATCTTCTGCTTCTTTTCATGCTCTCCATAGGGAATGCATCAG GCTCATGTCCCtatggatggataaatactgGAGTGAAATGTTACAAGTTTTTCTCTCAGTCGGTTAGCTGGATCACAGCAGAG AAAAACTGCCAAGGCTTTGGTGGAAATCTCGCATCTGTGCATAATAGACTGGAAAATGATTTTCTAATGAATATGGTGCCTTCTTCATCACGTTGCTGGATTGGCGGTCATGATGGTGAACAA GAAGGACAGTGGCTGTGGACTGATGGATCTATGTTTGATTACAACAACTGGTGCTCTGATGAGCCTAACAACCAGCGCTCTGAAAACTGCATGGAGATCAACTGGACCT CAAACCATTGCTGGAACGATCAGGGCTGTTCAACCTCAATGGGCTTCATGTGTGAAAGAAAACTGTGA
- the si:ch211-125e6.13 gene encoding uncharacterized protein isoform X1: MMVMLRSLLLFFLFCMGIAAERRCPRQWRRSGSRCFRLFSTSVNWATAEKNCQRLGGNLASVLNDVENDFLLSLIPNSKRFFIGGYNVDEQNWFWSDGSPFGYTNWCSGEPNNMNTEHCLEINWTANRCWNNLPCSVELGYICAKNLNDCS; this comes from the exons ATGATGGTGATGCTGAGAAGTCTTCTGCTGTTTTTCTTGTTCTGCATGGGCATTGCAGCAG AAAGGAGATGCCCACGTCAATGGAGAAGGTCTGGATCTCGATGCTTTAGGCTTTTCTCTACATCAGTGAACTGGGCCACAGCAGAG AAAAACTGTCAACGTCTTGGTGGGAATCTTGCCTCTGTGCTAAACGATGTGGAAAATGATTTTCTGCTGAGTCTGATACCCAACTCCAAACGTTTCTTTATTGGTGGCTATAATGTTGAT GAACAGAACTGGTTTTGGTCTGATGGATCTCCATTTGGTTATACAAACTGGTGCTCAGGAGAGCCTAACAACATGAATACGGAGCACTGCTTGGAGATTAACTGGACCG CAAACCGTTGTTGGAACAACTTGCCTTGTTCAGTTGAACTAGGCTATATCTGTGCCAAGAACCTAAATGATTGCTCTTAA
- the si:ch211-125e6.14 gene encoding uncharacterized protein yields MYCIGQDEKCPCGWKNSGSRCFKFFSESVDWITAEINCQSLGTNLASIQNKVENDFLLSLVPDSTRCWIGGHDGEQEGQWLWTDGSVYNYTNWCPGEPNNNNGKENCLEINWTSNRCWNDQRCSTSMGCLCGKKL; encoded by the exons atgtactGTATAGGCCAAGATGAGAAATGCCCCTGTGGATGGAAAAATTCTGGCTCTCGATGCTTTAAGTTTTTCTCTGAGTCAGTTGACTGGATCACAGCAGAG ATAAACTGTCAAAGTCTTGGAACGAATCTTGCTTCTATTCAAAACAAAGTGGAAAATGATTTTCTGCTGAGTCTGGTGCCTGATTCCACACGCTGCTGGATTGGTGGTCATGATGGTGAACAA GAAGGACAGTGGCTGTGGACTGATGGATCTGTGTATAATTATACAAACTGGTGCCCTGGAGAGCCTAACAACAACAACGGGAAAGAAAACTGCTTGGAGATCAACTGGACTT CAAACCGCTGCTGGAACGATCAGCGCTGCTCAACCTCAATGGGCTGTTTGTGTGGTAAAAAACTATGA
- the si:ch211-125e6.12 gene encoding uncharacterized protein LOC100126100 precursor — MMVMLRSLLLFFFLFCMGIAAERRCPRQWRRSGSRCFRLFSTSVNWATAEKNCQRLGGNLASVLNDVENDFLLSLIPNSKRFFIGGYNVDEQNWFWSDGSPFGYTNWCSGEPNNMNTEHCLEINWTANRCWNNLPCSVELGYICAKNLNDCS; from the exons ATGATGGTGATGCTGAGAAGTCTTCTGCTGTTTTTCTTCTTGTTCTGCATGGGCATTGCAGCAG AAAGGAGATGCCCACGTCAATGGAGAAGGTCTGGATCTCGATGCTTTAGGCTTTTCTCTACATCAGTGAACTGGGCCACAGCAGAG AAAAATTGTCAACGTCTTGGTGGGAATCTTGCCTCTGTGCTAAACGATGTGGAAAATGATTTTCTGCTGAGTCTGATACCCAACTCCAAACGTTTCTTTATTGGTGGCTATAATGTTGAT GAACAGAACTGGTTTTGGTCTGATGGATCTCCATTTGGTTATACAAACTGGTGCTCAGGAGAGCCTAACAACATGAATACGGAGCACTGCTTGGAGATTAACTGGACCG CAAACCGTTGTTGGAACAACTTGCCTTGTTCAGTTGAACTAGGCTATATCTGTGCCAAGAACCTAAATGATTGCTCTTAA